The Solanum lycopersicum chromosome 8, SLM_r2.1 DNA segment ACTGAATGCTGAAGCGGTCAAGAAACGACGGGAACTTTATGATATCTTGAATCATACAACCGTCTCTACTCGTATACTTGATTTCTCATTCCTCCAAACTTGAGAGTGTTTTTGGTCTCTGTTTATTATGTGTACTTTTTTATAGTAGGAAAATAATTGGTGTATTGGGTtttatcttcttcttgttttgtgtattttttttattactggttcaattaattacttttgtttGTGTTGGTTACGGGGTTTCTTGTATAAATTTGTGTATGCAAGGAAAATGGGCCCAATTTTTCTTGTTATAACATTGCCCTTTCAATATTTGGTATCTCTATCAGCTGATTTCAATTTACTTTTTTAGTGTCGTTATCTTTTCCTGCAGCATTTGTGAATCCTTAGACATTTTGGTTGTGTCTATGAGTTCACCTTCATGAACGTCAGAATACCTCTTCTTGTAGCTTGTATGAATCTATTAGACGTTTTGTTTTATAGCATTTGAAATCAAATGTCTCCGATTTATTCATTTACATTGTATGGTACCCGATTTGATTTTTACGAACTCTCAAATTTGGGCATACATTTTTCTCTAATTGTACAAAGCTTTAGTTGTTTGTGAAATATCTTGTATGCTCTGAAATTGATTAATACATGTACCTGCACAAGTGAAGGCATAATTAGTGAAAAGATATGGCAACTTCTATTTCTACATGCTCGTTGTTTATCATCTTTTGAATAGCTCTCACATTCACACAGATCAACCAAGGTACCTCTCATGTACCATTTAGGATCTCCATAGTTATTAATGAATCAGATTCCATGATTATTGGTGTCAATCCATTAACTAGACAATACTCTAGGCCACTCTCAATAACCTTAATTTCAACCTCAATAGTTACACAATCTTTCAACTTTTTGGCTTCAGCATAATAAAATTTCCATCTAATTTTCTAATACATAATGCTATTGAGGCAGGCACTGGGTTTCCGTACTAGCCCCATTAATATTGCATTTGAAACAATTACTACATGGTGCTTATCATATCATTGTTTTGCTGCAAATTAATGGATTGTACCCCTCTAGATATTTAACCATTTCGAGGCATGTGTTAGGGACACCACTCATCCATTGAAACTTAGTCTTGATAAATAAAATCGATTGTCGTGTGATTCCCACAATCATTTCTCTGATGGTCATATTACTTCCATCCAAGCCCTGCAAGCATCTTGTTATGTGGGTACAATTTGATTCAAGATTGGAGGATACCTAGATGTAGTGTTTGTAGTGGATGTCAGGGCAGACTATACATTTGTCTGATATGTTCATCagttatttgttgtttgtcaATTGAATCAAACCATGTCATTTTGCATAGCCAGTCTCAAGATGGACATGAGATTTTAGTAGATATGGAAAGGGCTGAGCTTTATTGCTTTGTGGGCTGTAATCAGGTGGACCCTGATTTTGACAAGGCTGTGATGTGTAAACATATCATGGGGTTTTCAAGAAGTGGGGTTGAGCAAAGTAAGATGGTATTGAGTAAGAGGAGAAGGTTGAGTTTTGGGATGGATTTAGattcaaaaaatatgaagagattGTTTGTTCGgaaattgaaattgtatttttcaTTGGGATGAAGAGGTTTGAACAATCTGGGGAAATACTTATTTCATGAATTCTGTGTTGCTTCATGAACCCAATTACTTCCTTAGTGATAGACATAACCGAGAAATTTACAGAAGGATGTCCTCGAATCGATTGTGTCTGCCTTGTGATATTGATCTCATGTTTTTAGCTCTATTTTCTGGTGACCGATCCCCTTACATTCCACCTCAGTTTTTGGATTTATCTCCTATGATTGAACTCAAGGAGCTTTCTATCCTTCTTTGCCGCTTAAATTATTATACTAGATACTTTAATTATGCAAAAATGTAAAAGACGTTTAATCCCCACATTGtcgtaatttttaaaataaatgtgaGATGTTCATTcgatttttcaatttgaattttttgatgtttgattttaaaaaagtgtAACCCAATCCGAACCATAATAAATTTGATATGGTttggtttttctctttttgatttgGATTTTTTCGATTCAGTTATTCGGTATGTTAATAATTAGAAATATTACAAAGTCATATttgcaatttgaaaaaaaaaattaattactattattattattcataactctaaattttttaaaaaagaaacacGTTGAacgaatttttaatttattcgtgAAATTCAATTTCCTCAATAGAAGATGTGTAATGGGTATCTAGTGGAAGAAaatctttagaaaaaaaaaagaagaagaaaatatcatTGAAGAATTGTGGGATTCAATTTCCCcgataaaaaagaattatggtGTAATGAATATCTAatggaagaattttttttaggaaaagaagaaatatccggttgaaaatataaagaagaaacaataaagttacattttctttctcttttaaaaataaaaatgaggtatttagaaaatagagagagaagattaaaaaataataatcacttttcaagaaaaagaaacGTGGCTACTGAATGCcaagtaaatatttaaaagtttcttctttttttcgcCAATAAACTAAATGTGTCACgccattttttccttatttttcaaataagtcacttatcaagaaaacaaataagttgaccaaacattataaaattttcaaagcataattaatttgatttatttaataaaaaaaatattttcataaaaaaagtaAGTCTATTAGTGGTTTTATTAGTGGtttgatatgattttgtaaTGATCCGGATTcgaaaagatcatttttgataatttttaattgtcatttaactaaattaattaatgtcggataatttatttatttttaataataataggccaagtttgaaatatttaaataggtTATTAGAAAGtgttacttttaatacatatataattaaaaaaaatggaaaaggaattaattaaataaattaataaaataataataataataaaaaaggggGCAAAGTGCCCTAGGCTATTAAAAAGCCGCATGGCTTAAAAGAAACAGAAAGAAAGGAAcgatctggaaaaaaaaatacgtaggtaagaaaagaaaagaaagggagaaaagaaaaagaaaaagaaagagaaacaacgatatttttatctcgagatatcaaggtaattattcttatcctttctattaaatttttgagtaactaggaatagatttttaggttaaaacgtgtataatttatactaatatgtgaaCTTGTGAACTTGAGGttataaatgtgtataagtattatggttcaatcattggacaatgattactccaagattaggattattaatagtggaacgataaatatgaatttgaacattgaaaataagtggtttcagcaaatagttttgtagtccgccattgatgtgttgggcagttagtttcggctttaattattttcatttgattatcatattaggatttaagttttgatatattgagatatgtgttaaatagtgggtgcattatgatatataaaaatcattataattatgttatttggagaattaagatttaaccctaaacttgaaattcagaaaatatgagatttgatcaattggttggaataaaaatttagaaattttattataaatttggatgagttttgggtgtaagctagagatatagcaatatgaatgttgttagtttcgaaatcatatcgtggttatttatttgaatagattttattggtttggaagtcaacCAAAAGAGGAAGACTCAAGTTTtggagtcattgttcgactatttgaggcaagtggatttctaaactcttgttaagtgtatgaaatgcgtgtatgtccttgtggtatatgttgggagtaacaggattggtgatgggttgacttgtccacattgattaattctaatgatgaaaagaatggggataacaaaaaggcaatgtgattaattgtttatgtgtgttgtgttgagaaagggttgaagacttgttgaatcattgttgatgtaacttcatgtttgtgtggttgtgaactgtgcgatgttatgaaaatggtcatcttctcattatttgtgtgaacttgtcatctgcattattctgaggcattggttgtgacatgtgttatgtgcattgagaaagaatgggtacttaagaggatgtaccatttcgagggacgtatcgcgcgccgcgatggatactatatttcgagacgtatcgcgcgccgcgatggttacaattatcgagggtcgtgtcgtgcgccgcgacaaatgcatggacagatatgtcccccatgggtcccggactgagagacagcgggtgtgtatcactaggtcagacatgcatcattatacttgacattgcattccattgcattgcacatacttatcattagtgaacttaatattgtgttttgctgatcttctgattgcctttctgcagaacttgtgattgatcaatattgagcttgttattgcgtatatttaatttgtctaagtgttgttgttgagctacgtgctatgtaaactatgaactgttaggttgggttgattttaatgcaggttgtagttgtggagattcggttgggggtggtaggagtacccgcatttcatccccttagcttgtgtttagaggtttacttgctgagtaccgtgtggtttggtactcacgacttgcttctacaaatttttgtaggttatgagcctggatttttgttgtacttgtcagtctcttcttttccgaggcttcatggagatttgtgaggtagctgtttccatctcagcagactttcttcttttcttttgaatcttgtaatactttagaggcttgtacacgtgactaccaggttttgggggtttaattaagttacttatattttatttccgcactttattataatggttgagttttaggctgacttgtcttggtgggataagacgagtgccatcacgtccatttttgggtcatgacagatttgatttgatatttaaaaaaaaaaaacttgattatACTTgaatttgtttagttttatgatttttatatttaaaagatcGATCTGAATCCAAACTAATCcaacattatatataaaaaaaaattaaagaaacttatacataattatttacaattcttttactttttcataatttaaaatttttaacatataataTCAAGTTTGACTTGGAATTTTGAATGTTCCATTAATAGTTATAAACTTGGAATTTTGAATGTTCCATTAATAGTTATAAACTTATAATCTATAGTATTGCTAACTCTAATAAAGCcatcaaaattaaatcaatattaatgctaacaaaaataaaagaaaaaactaccTAACTACGCATACATCACTACTATAATTACATGTCCAAGATATACAtgtttttatcctttattaataatattaataaatttattatttcaaataataataaaatgaaattaattaagcaTAGATATCCGTCTTATATTAAGAAATTTGATTAGTTTAAATTTCTATAGTTAATTGGTTGTTTATTTATTCTGACAATCCTAAATTATTACAGAAAATTAATaacaatcaattaatttaaacaaaCAAAACACGTATCTCAAGATACAATAACTTACagattcaaatttatatattcaagtataaaatatgatagatgaagtaaataaaattatcgAGAATCTTAATAATTAGGACTTAAATTAGTGAAATTGtttgtcaaaaataaaatcaatccaacacaaaaaatgacttatgaatatttattctttagttttacattaATCAGACAATTAAAGTATATTaacctaaattaatttttctctacTGTTTAGACAATACTTATTAGACTCTCACTTTTAAACAtaatttagtatttaaatatcatgaattctttttgaaaaatcttaaatagatatattttgatAGACCTAAGTGATTATTTGAAATGCACATTAATTACTTTCTTCGCttcaaaatgaataatttaatttgactttgaatgaagtttaaaaaaaatagaactttttaatcttgtgattctaaattaaaattatatcaaatgttCCAAAATGACCTTTAATTTTGTAGTCTTAAATATGCCACGTGAAAAGCTAAAGtattaccaaaaaagaaaagaaataattcttttttaaataaactaaaaaggaaataaatcaattctttttaaaacggagaaaatgtattatttatatGAATACCTCAccataaaatttgagaaaaatccaGAAAACCCAAAATAACAAAGGTTGAAAATcctaaattatattaattcaatttgatttatataattaaaaatccaacaaaattatttaatttaatatttgaaaaaatccaAACCAAAGTCAAGTCCATGTACAAGTTGCACTTGCGAGCAAGATCTATCTAGTGGAGAAAGAAAATTGCAGATATTCACGTAATGTGGTAACTCCACAGGAACATTCTCTTTACAAGTTTAAAACCAATAACAGTACACACATAATGAAATTAAAAGATCTAAGGTGTTATGGTACAGAGGAAACCTTTGTTCCAAAAAAGAAgtgaattttcttgtttttgacaACAAATATATCTAATATATAATCTAAGTAGATACAACAAGTGGACAATAGAGGTGTGGGGTTGATGGATGAAGATGAAATGTAATAGAAGATTGAAAATAAGAACACCATATTTtcctataaatatatatataatataatataaacatataccataatataaacatataccATAAGAAGTGGAAGGGGGGTGATAAGGATGAAATGTTTTTAAGAAGACGTGAAAAGACACCATGTGAAGAATTTCCACTGGTGGAAATTGTTCTCTACTAGCAAAGTAAtaaattttccttatttgtaagAAACCTGTTTACCTGAAAAAAAATGTTCCAACAAAACTTTTTCCAAAAACTAGAGCAGAATGGTTCAGTATGTAACCTAGTATTCAGcagtcaaaaaagaaaaaaaataggaagTACAAGCCAGCTAGTGCAGTAGTTCTCAAGACCAAAGATAACATCATAACACAGGTTTTTATGCCACAGGAAGAACCTCGATGGCGGGAGCAGCTATCATAGGAGGAGGAACAACAAACTCTTCTTCCTCCTTGGGTGGATGAATAGTCACCAAATCTGGCAATGGGGTCATAGGCCCTTGTTTACCTTTAGGATCCCAGTCAAGCATGATCTTGACTTTGATACCGAGCACACCCTATGAAGTAAAGTAGTAGCAATgttaaataacaataacaaagcTGCAGCACAGATATAACAATAAGTCAACAGATCAGTAAAACTCTATCAAGACAAGATACTAACCTGCCTAAGTAGCACATGCCTAACAGCAGCATCAATGTATTCTTTAACAGGTTGTCCAGAAGAAATCATATAACCATCCTTAAACTTCATGGACTTGGCACGCTGAGCACGGAGCTTTCCACTAACAATCACCTAAAGAAAAAGAGACccatgtaaaaaaaattcaaagaacaTCTAATTGAAGATAGATATAGAGAAGGAAAATGACACCCGACATACCTCACATCCCTTGGCTCCACTCTCCATTACAAATCGCAGAACACCATAGCAAGCCCTATATCATGACAAAGGATAAGCTCAGTAAAACAACAATACTACAGAGTTGCAGACATCTGTGGAATTTGATCATGACGTGAAAATTGAACTACAACAAAAAATACCTAATCTTGAAGAAATAACACGCAACATAAATATTTGACTAAACTAACAAATAATCATTTTACATGGAACACCATATGGGAAGATATTTTATATCTAGTATATTTGTTACAGACTAAACCTAGATGCAGGGACAGATccctggggggggggggggggggctgttGAACACTCAGCAttgttttttacatttttattagtTGAACCCCTGGGTGAAAATCTTGGAAACCACCACTACCTAGATGCATGCATAATGGGACCCAAAAAATACACAACCGTATTGgaagatatttttcaaaaatgaaaaaataaataaacaatataaCATCACaagcacacacacacacacatatatatacaaatatatagtaTGTATCTGTTTTTCCCTTCTCACACTGCacatatttcttaaaattttccgACGAAGCAGTGTCACGTGACATCCCATAGCACTTGCTAAATCCGCCCCTGTTTTGTATATGTACAGTTTTTAATTAACTACATCTTTATCAGAGTTTTGTTTACCTCAGAGGTATTTACGTCATCAAAAATTTCCCCACTTAGATTCATCGAAATAGGACATCAGGTATAAATATATTTCTCTGATTCTTAAATAGATGGGATCGATCGCTTTCAAGtcagaaaagaaagaaaaactgagacttccaaaaatcaaacaaagaaaaattaaggCAGGGAACAAGTGCAACCAAACAACAGACCTTCGGACAGCAAGTCCTCCAAGTAATTTGTATCGCAGTGACTCTGCCTGAGCAATGGCACAGAGACCCCTATTGTTGACTTTCTCTGCATAGAGCTCAACAGTGTTTTCCTTGAAATTAAAACGCTTCTGAACAACTGAAGTCAGCTCCCTAATTCTCCTACCTTTTTCACCTGGAAAATACACACACAACATTATTCAACTACTACTACAATCAATCCGTTAAAGCACACCTACTTCCAGCTCATCCAATAATCAGCAAGGATGATTCATTTGCCTCCGATTCAAACAAATATCCTATTTTAGTAAGTTATCCCAAAGTACCTCCCGTTTCTACATAAAAGGCTTCctttttttagaataaattttttacataaataccTTTTTCATGTACCATCtttgatattttgtattttatgattaaaaaaagtaCCCCAGGACATAACATCACACTGGGAGAAGTTTAATCTCTGCAAGTATCATCTTCCGTCCATTTTGGAACCCAATTctatctaaataaaaactacTGACATTTATTTTGAGCAACGTGTCCAACTAAGGCAGATAAATGGGATAAACAGAGTAATCTGCATTGCACGACACAGCATTCAgaatctttttctaaaaaaaaatagtaatgtaATGTTACAGCATTCAGAATCTTTACTTAAGTTCTACAACATTCTACAAAATTTAGACCCTTAATTAACAAATGCATAATATAAGCTTCATCAAGggtatataattttgttatgataATTGTGGTGTCAGAGCTATAGCAGCATACACCTCAACTAACTCCATTAAAGAGTCAGAACTACACCAAACTAATAATTGATTACTAGAGTTCATATACACAGATTAAACACGCCTTCTTTCATGGAAAGATAGACTTGTCTGCTGTACATTTGCAAATATATACAGTTGCTATTCTGTAGAATGTTTAATTACATTTAGTCTGCTAGCTGATGGCTGCAACTCTTACAGATGGAGTCACTTATAAGTGTGTCGATGAAtttcattaagaaaaaattagcttatatatatatttatgtaccAAGAACGTTCTGAGTACGAGTGGCCCTAATGATGATTTCAGTTCGCACGGGAGTAACCCTAACTTCAACTCCCGAGTAACCATTCTCCGCCAACTCTCTTGTAAGCACTTCGTTCAACTCCGCAAAAAAAACTCCATCCGCTACAAACTAGACAcatacaaaaatcaaatcatgGCATACTATAAATATTCAGTTGGATCTAAAATCACAGCGAGAAGTTGAACTGACGTACCTTTCGTTTTTTACTAATCTGAGGCGTCGCCATGTTGAGATTAGGGTTTGATATTGATTCACTGCGGCCGATGGAAGATACAAATGAGAGGCAGTGAAGAGTTGGATTAGGACAAGGGAGAAAGGGTTTGTCAAAGATTTAAGGCAGGTTACTAGTTGGGctctcttttcttattaattCAGCCTGCTTCTAAAAGCTTGGGTTTGGTCTACGTTGTATACATTTATGTGGGCTCAAAATATACCCTCTTTAATTTTAGCCATAACACATATATTAGaccctaaacttgacttcaaattttaactttgacctacAACTTTCATAATacacaaacagacactttaattatccaacttttaaataaataaacacatgagtcctacatgacacaatacacgtaggacaaaaaatgacatgttggATGACATGTgtatctatttgttcaactttatacaagtttaagtgtctatttgtgcacatccaaagttgaaggacataaatgtgatttgaagtcaagttaaagggtacatttatgtattatgccttaatttaattttatttttttggataattgtataaaatgacaaactaataatataaaattaatatagtaGCTATCGATTGATTTATTTGTGTCGCATAGCAAACTGTTTTTCAGCCCCTCTCTCCCTCATattctcgctcgtcactctccctCTCTCACTCGCTTCCCGTCGCTcatctctctcactttatacgatagaattgtataaattgtgtttctaattttataaagcgaaaaaaaagtgtatatacatatgcaaATTCATATATCTgcgtcttatacacttataattatacaagaaaaatatttccctacccaagtctcttttgtctttctctctttttcgttttatacaaattcaaattgtatataatttctttctttctcgttttatacaattcgattcaattgtatattccctgccgaagtctcttttgcctttctctctttcttgttttataaaaattcaaattgcatACAATTTCtatctttctcgttttatacaattcgattcaattgtatacaaattcaaattttatatagatatacaaacatatacaattgaattgagaGGCTAACAATGATTTATACAAATAAGAGGCTAacaacaatttatacaaatggTCTGCTAGCGAAATTATATAAATCTGAAGAGGAaaccaacgaattatacaatttcttttttgtatgtatatatagagaaataGGCATATACTTTTAGGGCTTAGTTTGTTTCACAAAAAAAGGGTTATTCATTGTGACATAAATCCCCAAATCATTCTTCTTACTACTGATGGTGATGATGAGGTGGCAAAGATAGTTGATTTTGGACATTCCATAACTTTGGAGCAGAACTGGAAAGCGAACGTGGGGCAAAGAGGAACTAAAAGGTATATGGCACTTGAAGCTCTACTTAAGGTAGAGTACTGCCTAGGATTTGATATTTGGCCTCTTGGATGCAttgtttatacatatatatgtttgctatggagtgcaattatacaaactttgttATATACCTTTTA contains these protein-coding regions:
- the LOC101244892 gene encoding small ribosomal subunit protein uS3x-like, translating into MATPQISKKRKFVADGVFFAELNEVLTRELAENGYSGVEVRVTPVRTEIIIRATRTQNVLGEKGRRIRELTSVVQKRFNFKENTVELYAEKVNNRGLCAIAQAESLRYKLLGGLAVRRACYGVLRFVMESGAKGCEVIVSGKLRAQRAKSMKFKDGYMISSGQPVKEYIDAAVRHVLLRQGVLGIKVKIMLDWDPKGKQGPMTPLPDLVTIHPPKEEEEFVVPPPMIAAPAIEVLPVA